The window AAAGTTTAGAGGTGTTGAGAAgtcaatacaaaaaaacacattgCATTTAAAGACCACCCAAGAATGAATTTTAGTTCCTACGAGTTTGAGAAAACACATGTTTCTCTATCAAAGTATaaataagaaacaaagcaaTGATTAGTCTCTGACCTGAGGATGTTCCGCATTGAAGGGTGGAATTCCCACAATGAGTTCAAACAGAATGATGCCAACAGACCACCAATCCGCAGTTGCACCTGAATGATAATgcaagtatataatattttttgcaGTCCTGGGATGTGTGATCAACGAATCATATTTATCTGCAACTATTGCCAGACGGGCCTAGAGCAAAATATATCATGGAAGTCATTGGTCCAGCGTACTAGGCATATAACCCTGCTACTTAACCAGAGTAGTAGAGTAGAAATGAATTGGAAGcagttttttttcctacttAAATTACCAATCCCACCAGAGTACCAATGATTCTACTAAACAAACAATCTTGAATAAAAGACAAGCAGACACCAAGATCAGAAAAGTTTACGCACCATGCCCTGTCCCTAAAAGAATTTCTGGCGCTAAGTAGTCAGGAGTACCCACAGCCGACCGTTTCTTGCGCCTTTCAAGCTGATCCTCAGATGCCGCTAATCGTGAATCCTCCTCATCAAGCAGTGACGTCCCACTTACAGCAGGACCAGCCAGATCATCCGTGCTGTTGATGAGACCAACTTTAGAGAGCCCGAAATCTGTCAACTGCTCAGAtacaatacaagaaaaaaaccatAGGTCTTAAATTTAAGTCTCTCTTACGTGCAAAGGCTACATCTCGTAAACCTCAAACATCAAGACAGAAGAAGTATTCGAAAGgactaataagtaataacattACCCACAAGTTTCTAAAAGATGGCAGAAGAATTCTTGAAATGGAAAATATACCTTTATATGACCATCATGCGCAATCAACAAATTATCTGGCTTCAAATCACGGTGAACAACACCCTCAGAATGCAAATATTCCAAAGCAAGGACCTGACATAGAAATTCATCATGAAATCACTTTCTAGAGCTCTATGGAATATActgttaataatataaacatgaAAAACTTACAACTTCGGCAATATATACACGGACAATATCTTCCTCTAAGCAACCTAAATTTCTCAACAACGAATACAGGTCCCCTCCATTCAGATACTCCATTACCAGATACAGGTTGTCGCGACAAGTGAAAGAATAGAAGAAACGAACCTGGTCAAATCAAAGTAATGTTAGAAGAAGTAAATCTCTCTTCTGAGAAAATGCTTAAAGGCTGCTCACCACAAAGGGATTGCGAACGTTGATCAATATATCACGTTCAGCAAGTATACTTTCAACAGCATTCTTACGGATCATATCTGCCTTTTTCAGAACCTGTGGAGCATGGCCAACGTTTAACACAAGATTAGAGAAAACACTACTAAAGATTTTGCTATCCACATTAGCCtaacaataaaagaagaatcttgtaacaaaagaaaaagaattgaaaagagAACAAAAGCACCAAATCGTTTACCTTGATTGCAAATAGATCTCCTGTTGTTCTCTTTTTTGCCAAAAACACTCGCCCAAANTAATAATATAAACATGAAAAACTTACAACTTCGGCAATATATACACGGACAATATCTTCCTCTAAGCAACCTAAATTTCTCAACAACGAATACAGGTCCCCTCCATTCAGATACTCCATTACCAGATACAGGTTGTCGCGACAAGTGAAAGAATAGAAGAAACGAACCTGGTCAAATCAAAGTAATGTTAGAAGAAGTAAATCTCTCTTCTGAGAAAATGCTTAAAGGCTGCTCACCACAAAGGGATTGCGAACGTTGATCAATATATCACGTTCAGCAAGTATACTTTCAACAGCATTCTTACGGATCATATCTGCCTTTTTCAGAACCTGTGGAGCATGGCCAACGTTTAACACAAGATTAGAGAAAACACTACTAAAGATTTTGCTATCCACATTAGCCtaacaataaaagaagaatcttgtaacaaaagaaaaagaattgaaaagagAACAAAAGCACCAAATCGTTTACCTTGATTGCAAATAGATCTCCTGTTGTTCTCTTTTTTGCCAAAAACACTCGCCCAAAAGCTCCCCGGCTTATTGGTTTTATGATCTCAAAATCATCAATGGATGTGCGGTCTCGTGGATGTACTGGGCTAGTCCTCAAGCTCCGAACAACATCATCTTCTAAAGGAGCATCTTCATCAATTACAGTGCTTAGTAGGTCAACTTTTTCATCTTCCATTAGCTCACACATATGCAGATATTTCTCCCTACAGAATCAGGAAACTATACTTAAAAAACACATTCTGAAGTGAACTCTTTCTAATTCCAACTGAAATGAGAACAGTTCTAGAAAACCATAGAATATAAATGTATATGCATGCAAAAGTAGCATCGATGAGCTTACCGGATCAACTTTTCTATGCGAGTCCCAAAAGTTTCTACTGTAAGTGCATCAAACTTTCTGCGGTCTATGACAACCCTCAGATCTTCAAGACAAGAAAGTAAGAATGGAATGGATTGATCATCACCCGGAATGGCATCTGCTGCACATTTTGCAATGTCAGCAAGTTCACTCATCTGCGTCATCCGGTTATCAAGAGTTTTTTCATCAGATGTGTTTTAATAACAAGAGACaagaaaaattataagcacggatCACAACCATTACAAACCTGCGGAATATCATCTTGATCATGGAATGTACCCTTGCCTCCTAATATCATTTCAATTGGATCAGGCCTAGGGGTCGGAATCGGGGATCTAGGAGTCATGCTACTGGCAGATGAAGTTGTCATGCCTTGGTCAGACTTGGGACCAAAACGGGTTCTACATGACATTAACGGTAAACCTCTAAGATCATCCATAAAAATTGAATTATCAGACTCTGGGAAACAGTCAAGCATGTCTTCTGACCCTCTTCGCGACCAATCACTCAACCTTGGGGAGAGAACATCAGATTCTTCAGTCAAATTCGAATTGGATACTTTCATACCATCTGGGCTTTCTGCGGCTACTAGGCTATCCTTATGCCTGAAGGTCTCTGCTATCTTGTCAAGTGTTCCAGCAACAGCCATCAGCCGCTCATCAACACTCAGTCCTTTCTGGTCATATTTATCAGCCAATGTACAAACTCTGGAGTGATCTTCCACATGAGTTGTAGGAACTTCCTCCTCACAGATACGGCACATTATTGAACTTTCCTCCGAAATAACGGGCGGTTCCCCCCAGTAACCCCAAGAAATATTGTGCCGATGCTTGGAGGACTGTTCATGAGAATCTTTTGCTGGAGGACAGTTGAGAATAGGAACAGCCGCTGGCGCTATATTTGGAGGTTCTACTTTGATATCATTCTGCTCTTCTGATGCTGGCGCTTCTTTCACAGTTTTCAGTGCTGGTGAAGGAAGTTTCTTCCAGGAAGACATTCTATCAATGTTTGCAGGAGATTCAGATTCCTTAAGAGAATAATCTTCAGGGGGAGAGAGAGGGGGAACTGAGCGTACAACAGCGTCCTCCTTCCACTCCAAACCACGCTGCTCCTGACTATAAGCTTTCTTGGTGGATGGTATCTTTAAGACCTTTGCAGCACTCCTTCCCGCTCCAGTAGGAGGTATTTTCTCTATAGAATGCAAGACTCTTGACTGACGTAGTTGTACAACTTGTTCTTCCTCCCCCCAACTTTCCTTGTGAAACTGAAGTAACCTAGTGCATCTGGTAAGGATAAAAAGCATCCGAGTATGAAGCTGCTTAAGGACTCCTGGAGGAAGCTCTTGACGCCTATCATCTAAGTCCTGAACTATGCCTTCACACTGAAGCCAGAAATCTCCAGGAGTAGTCATAGCACAACTTCGagccaaaattaacaaatcttcAAAAGTTTCTTCCCACTCAGGATGGCTTTCTGCATTTTTCTCAAGAACTCCCACCAGGTCCGCTGCAAATACTGCAAGGTCAGAGTTTACTTCTTCCTTTGCTTTATCAAATTTTGCCCGAATCAAAACCAATATTTCCTGGAAACGACAGATGGTTAGATTCTgcatacaaaaatataacaaagcGGTTAATAGAGATAAGGGGCTCTAGAATACCTCCACATTGTTCGACCTACGAGGCTTCCATAATGGAAAGGGCCGTACACCTTTTGAGTTCAACTCATGAGAAAAGCTTTTGATGTCACCAGGAAACCTCTTTCGTGGAGCACTTGTCATACGAAGTAAGGCTTGATAACGTGGTGATTCTGACTCTTTTGGATTTTCCCATTCATATGTATTCTAGAAAGATAAATGTCAAGTCACCAAGatcacttaaaagttaaaactaataCACATAGGAAGAACCACTTAAGAAAATTATGTGATGGAGAATGGGGTACCTCTGGGGTGCAAAAGTCTGAATTTCTTAGAGGGCCGGAGCGACCAGATGACATCTCAGAGCGACCTGAGAAGTACCAACAAAGAAAACTTGAGAAATAAGAACTGAAAAGGCAAAAATTATCTAGACACAGTACAGTGTAAGCCTTTTATGCAATGATGAAATTCCAGTTATCAACACACAGATGAAGATACTTAAACGTAGCAAGCCTCTGATATCTTACAAGCTAACATACTTATAACAGGGCAGAAAAAGGAACAAGATTATCAGGGATGAGACGGGCACATATACTAAAATCAAATTACCAGTACAGCAAGCTGCCAATGCGTATTTCTCTCTTAGTTCCCATATAACATCAAAGCAACGGAAAGGATGAAGACAAAAAACATAGTTTCCCCACACCAGCTGTTATTAGAATCTAAGGACATACCAGTTCCGGATGAGGATGCAGCATTTTGCAATCGAGATCCTGATGGCGGCAAAGTAGGGCTGAGGCTCCTCGGTGGTCCAGTATCAGGAGACATATTATCATGATCACTATTAGTGTCACTCGGCCTAGTGCGACCCATGATCTCTTCTAAACCTAGCTTGCTACTCCCagattctttctttctattgCCACTACCAGAGCCCAAGTCTCCATCAGCACCCATCTTCGAAAGATTGCTGGTAGCCGGATCATTCCTATAATTGAAAACCCTTTCCTGAGGCAACGGACCGGATCTCGTCTTGATCCGGTTCAATCCCAGAGACGAAGCCATGATTGGAGAAACAAAAGCAGGTCCCTCCTTGACCTCCGTCGGCGGGGGTTTCTTCTTGGGTTCAGAACTAGGAGACAAGTTCGATTTCCCAATCGAGTGAGCTTGAACTTCAGATGAAACTTGTTTGCCCTTAGATGaaccatccttcttcttcaaaccatctTTAACCTGCGTCTGTTTGCAACCAACTCCAGCAAATCCAGTAACGGAACTCGGACTAGGGATCGGAGGTTCATCCTTGGAAGCGGATTTAGACTTCTTCTTATCTGATCGAATCGGAGAGTTGGAGCCAACAGATCTGGGACTATTAGAGCTATCGGGACTAGAAGATCCAGATTTCttcgaagagaagaagagcttgttcttgaataccattttttttttttttatcgattcAAAACCTAATCGCACACTACACACCACATCCAACCATAAAATCCAGTTGTCAATTTCAACACTCCGACTTCAATATAAcaattgtctctctctctctctctctcgctctatGATTCTCTGGAGATGTTTTCGAGGTTAGCCATTTGAGGAAgcgacgaggaagaagaagaagaacaacaacaacaacgcgTAACTGTTAGTGGGGGAGAAGCCTAGATTCAGGAGTGCTtactgatttaattat is drawn from Camelina sativa cultivar DH55 chromosome 1, Cs, whole genome shotgun sequence and contains these coding sequences:
- the LOC104782697 gene encoding probable serine/threonine protein kinase IREH1; this translates as MVFKNKLFFSSKKSGSSSPDSSNSPRSVGSNSPIRSDKKKSKSASKDEPPIPSPSSVTGFAGVGCKQTQVKDGLKKKDGSSKGKQVSSEVQAHSIGKSNLSPSSEPKKKPPPTEVKEGPAFVSPIMASSLGLNRIKTRSGPLPQERVFNYRNDPATSNLSKMGADGDLGSGSGNRKKESGSSKLGLEEIMGRTRPSDTNSDHDNMSPDTGPPRSLSPTLPPSGSRLQNAASSSGTGRSEMSSGRSGPLRNSDFCTPENTYEWENPKESESPRYQALLRMTSAPRKRFPGDIKSFSHELNSKGVRPFPLWKPRRSNNVEEILVLIRAKFDKAKEEVNSDLAVFAADLVGVLEKNAESHPEWEETFEDLLILARSCAMTTPGDFWLQCEGIVQDLDDRRQELPPGVLKQLHTRMLFILTRCTRLLQFHKESWGEEEQVVQLRQSRVLHSIEKIPPTGAGRSAAKVLKIPSTKKAYSQEQRGLEWKEDAVVRSVPPLSPPEDYSLKESESPANIDRMSSWKKLPSPALKTVKEAPASEEQNDIKVEPPNIAPAAVPILNCPPAKDSHEQSSKHRHNISWGYWGEPPVISEESSIMCRICEEEVPTTHVEDHSRVCTLADKYDQKGLSVDERLMAVAGTLDKIAETFRHKDSLVAAESPDGMKVSNSNLTEESDVLSPRLSDWSRRGSEDMLDCFPESDNSIFMDDLRGLPLMSCRTRFGPKSDQGMTTSSASSMTPRSPIPTPRPDPIEMILGGKGTFHDQDDIPQMSELADIAKCAADAIPGDDQSIPFLLSCLEDLRVVIDRRKFDALTVETFGTRIEKLIREKYLHMCELMEDEKVDLLSTVIDEDAPLEDDVVRSLRTSPVHPRDRTSIDDFEIIKPISRGAFGRVFLAKKRTTGDLFAIKVLKKADMIRKNAVESILAERDILINVRNPFVVRFFYSFTCRDNLYLVMEYLNGGDLYSLLRNLGCLEEDIVRVYIAEVVLALEYLHSEGVVHRDLKPDNLLIAHDGHIKLTDFGLSKVGLINSTDDLAGPAVSGTSLLDEEDSRLAASEDQLERRKKRSAVGTPDYLAPEILLGTGHGATADWWSVGIILFELIVGIPPFNAEHPQQIFDNILNRKIPWPHVPEEMSAEAHDIIDRFLTEDPHQRLGARGASEVKQHIFFKDINWDTLARQKAAFVPASESAIDTSYFRSRYSWNTSDEQFFPSGEVQDYSDADSLTNSSGCSNNHNEEGEAEEYEGHTEFESGVPVDYSFSNFSFKNLSQLASINYDLLSKGWKDEPQPIPHHK